A window of Rhinolophus ferrumequinum isolate MPI-CBG mRhiFer1 chromosome X, mRhiFer1_v1.p, whole genome shotgun sequence contains these coding sequences:
- the PDZD4 gene encoding PDZ domain-containing protein 4 isoform X2, giving the protein MGCNMCVVQKPEEQYKVMLQVNGKELSKLSQEQTLEALRSSKEPLVIQVLRRSPRLRGDSSCHDLQLVDSGTQTDITFEHIMALGKLRPPTPPMVILEPPPISHEYYDPAEFMEGGPQEADRMDELEYEEVELYKASHRDKLGLMVCYRTDDEEDLGIYVGEVNPNSIAAKDGRIREGDRIVQINGVDVQNREEAVAILSQEENTNISLLVARPESQLAKRWKDSDRDDFLDDLGSENEGDLRVQKLKSPPAQQLGNEEEQGAPNVGPGLSNSQELDSGVGRTDESTRNEESSEHDLLGDEPPSTTNTPGTLRKFGLQGDALQSRDFHFSMDSLLAEGAGLGGGDVPGLTDEEYERYRELLEIKCHLENGNQLGLLFPRASGGNSALDVNRNESLGHEMAMLEEELRHLEFKCRNILRAQKMQQLRERCMKAWLLEEESLYELGASEPKKHELSDISELPEKSDKDSTSAYNTGESCRSTPLLTEPLPESPLRRAAAGNSNLNRTPSGHPVATHAKAAPPQGSPSKFRSLSRDPEVGRRQHSEDRVRRSPKTGVTLERVGPESSPYLSRRHRGQESEHYQSCVQLAPPRGLEELGQGPLSLAGGPRVGGAAAAATEAPRMEWKVKVRSDGTRYVAKRPVRDRLLKARALKIREERSGMTTDDDAVSEMKMGRYWSKEERKQHLIRAREQRKRREFMMQSRLECLREQQNADSKAELNIIALSHRKTMKKRNKKILDNWITIQEMLAHGTRSADGKRVYNPLLSVTTV; this is encoded by the exons GTAAACGGGAAGGAGCTCTCCAAGCTGTCTCAGGAACAAACCCTGGAGGCCCTGCGCTCCTCCAAGGAGCCCCTGGTGATCCAGGTGCTGAGACGAAGCCCCCGCCTCCGGGGGGACAGCTCTTGCCATGACCTGCAGCTGGTGGACAGTGGCACTCAGACTGACATCACCTTCGAGCATATCATGGCACTGGGCAAGCTGCGCCCGCCCACCCCGCCCATGGTCATCCTGGAGCC CCCCCCCATCAGCCATGAGTATTATGACCCAGCGGAGTTCATGGAGGGAGGCCCACAGGAGGCAGATCGTATGGACGAGCTGGAGTATGAG GAGGTAGAGCTGTACAAAGCCAGCCACCGTGACAAGCTGGGCCTGATGGTTTGCTACCGCACTGATGACGAGGAGGACCTGGGCATCTATGTTGGAGAG GTGAATCCCAACAGCATTGCAGCCAAAGATGGCCGGATCCGCGAGGGAGATCGAATCGTCCAG ATAAACGGTGTGGACGTCCAGAACCGGGAAGAGGCGGTGGCCATCCTGAGCCAGGAGGAGAACACAAACATCTCCCTGCTGGTCGCCCGGCCTGAGAGCCAG CTGGCAAAGCGATGGAAGGACAGTGACCGGGATGACTTTCTGGACGACTTGGGCTCAGAGAATGAAGGGGACCTGCGTGTGCAGAAGCTGAAATCCCCCCCTGCCCAGcag CTTGGAAATGAAGAGGAGCAAGGGGCCCCCAATGTGGGCCCAGGCCTGAGCAACAGCCAGGAGCTGGACAGTGGGGTGGGCCGGACTGATGAGAGCACCCGAAATGAGGAGAGCTCCGAGCATGATCTGCTGGGGGATGAGCCCCCGAGCACCACCAACACGCCCGGCACCCTGCGCAAGTTTGGCCTGCAAGGGGACGCCCTGCAGAGCCGGGACTTCCACTTCAGCATGGATTCCCTGCTGGCTGAAGGGGCCGGGCTGGGGGGTGGTGATGTCCCTGGCCTCACCGATGAGGAGTACGAACGCTATCGGGAGCTGCTAGAGATCAAGTGCCACCTGGAAAATGGCAACCAGCTGGGCCTCCTCTTTCCCCGGGCCTCTGGTGGCAACAGCGCCCTGGATGTCAACCGCAATGAGAGCCTGGGCCACGAGATGGCCATGCTGGAGGAAGAGCTACGGCATCTGGAGTTCAAGTGCCGTAACATCCTGCGGGCACAGAAGATGCAGCAGCTGCGGGAGCGCTGCATGAAGGCGTGGCTGCTAGAGGAAGAGAGCCTCTACGAGCTGGGGGCCAGTGAGCCCAAGAAGCACGAGCTGTCTGACATCTCCGAGCTGCCGGAGAAGTCTGACAAGGACAGCACCAGCGCCTATAACACGGGGGAGAGCTGTCGCAGCACCCCGCTGCTCACTGAGCCCCTGCCAGAGAGCCCCCTGAGGCGGGCTGCTGCTGGCAACTCCAACTTGAACCGGACCCCCTCCGGCCATCCTGTTGCCACCCATGCTAAGGCAGCTCCTCCACAGGGGAGCCCCTCCAAGTTCCGATCCCTCTCCCGGGATCCTGAGGTGGGGCGGAGACAGCACTCAGAGGACCGTGTCCGCCGCAGTCCCAAGACGGGGGTGACCCTGGAGCGTGTGGGCCCTGAGAGCAGCCCTTACCTCTCGCGGCGCCACCGAGGCCAGGAGAGCGAGCACTACCAGAGCTGTGTGCAGCTGGCCCCGCCACGTGGCCTGGAGGAGCTGGGTCAAGGTCCCTTGAGCTTGGCTGGTGGCCCTCGGGTGGGCGGAGCGGCGGCAGCTGCCACCGAAGCACCCCGCATGGAGTGGAAGGTCAAAGTGCGAAGTGACGGGACCCGCTATGTGGCCAAGCGGCCTGTGCGAGATCGCCTCCTAAAAGCCCGGGCCCTGAAGATCCGGGAGGAGCGCAGCGGCATGACCACTGATGACGATGCGGTGAGTGAGATGAAGATGGGCCGCTACTGGAGCAAGGAGGAACGGAAGCAGCATCTGATCCGGGCCCGGGAGCAGCGGAAGCGGCGCGAGTTCATGATGCAGAGCCGGCTAGAGTGCCTGAGGGAGCAGCAGAACGCTGACAGCAAGGCTGAGCTCAACATCATCGCCTTGAGCCACCGCAAAACCATGAAGAAGCGGAACAAGAAGATTCTGGACAACTGGATCACTATCCAGGAGATGCTGGCACACGGCACTCGCTCGGCTGACGGCAAGCGGGTCTACAACCCTCTGCTCTCCGTCACCACTGTCTGA
- the PDZD4 gene encoding PDZ domain-containing protein 4 isoform X1, translating into MGCNMCVVQKPEEQYKVMLQVNGKELSKLSQEQTLEALRSSKEPLVIQVLRRSPRLRGDSSCHDLQLVDSGTQTDITFEHIMALGKLRPPTPPMVILEPYVLSELPPISHEYYDPAEFMEGGPQEADRMDELEYEEVELYKASHRDKLGLMVCYRTDDEEDLGIYVGEVNPNSIAAKDGRIREGDRIVQINGVDVQNREEAVAILSQEENTNISLLVARPESQLAKRWKDSDRDDFLDDLGSENEGDLRVQKLKSPPAQQLGNEEEQGAPNVGPGLSNSQELDSGVGRTDESTRNEESSEHDLLGDEPPSTTNTPGTLRKFGLQGDALQSRDFHFSMDSLLAEGAGLGGGDVPGLTDEEYERYRELLEIKCHLENGNQLGLLFPRASGGNSALDVNRNESLGHEMAMLEEELRHLEFKCRNILRAQKMQQLRERCMKAWLLEEESLYELGASEPKKHELSDISELPEKSDKDSTSAYNTGESCRSTPLLTEPLPESPLRRAAAGNSNLNRTPSGHPVATHAKAAPPQGSPSKFRSLSRDPEVGRRQHSEDRVRRSPKTGVTLERVGPESSPYLSRRHRGQESEHYQSCVQLAPPRGLEELGQGPLSLAGGPRVGGAAAAATEAPRMEWKVKVRSDGTRYVAKRPVRDRLLKARALKIREERSGMTTDDDAVSEMKMGRYWSKEERKQHLIRAREQRKRREFMMQSRLECLREQQNADSKAELNIIALSHRKTMKKRNKKILDNWITIQEMLAHGTRSADGKRVYNPLLSVTTV; encoded by the exons GTAAACGGGAAGGAGCTCTCCAAGCTGTCTCAGGAACAAACCCTGGAGGCCCTGCGCTCCTCCAAGGAGCCCCTGGTGATCCAGGTGCTGAGACGAAGCCCCCGCCTCCGGGGGGACAGCTCTTGCCATGACCTGCAGCTGGTGGACAGTGGCACTCAGACTGACATCACCTTCGAGCATATCATGGCACTGGGCAAGCTGCGCCCGCCCACCCCGCCCATGGTCATCCTGGAGCCGTACGTCCTGTCTGAGCT CCCCCCCATCAGCCATGAGTATTATGACCCAGCGGAGTTCATGGAGGGAGGCCCACAGGAGGCAGATCGTATGGACGAGCTGGAGTATGAG GAGGTAGAGCTGTACAAAGCCAGCCACCGTGACAAGCTGGGCCTGATGGTTTGCTACCGCACTGATGACGAGGAGGACCTGGGCATCTATGTTGGAGAG GTGAATCCCAACAGCATTGCAGCCAAAGATGGCCGGATCCGCGAGGGAGATCGAATCGTCCAG ATAAACGGTGTGGACGTCCAGAACCGGGAAGAGGCGGTGGCCATCCTGAGCCAGGAGGAGAACACAAACATCTCCCTGCTGGTCGCCCGGCCTGAGAGCCAG CTGGCAAAGCGATGGAAGGACAGTGACCGGGATGACTTTCTGGACGACTTGGGCTCAGAGAATGAAGGGGACCTGCGTGTGCAGAAGCTGAAATCCCCCCCTGCCCAGcag CTTGGAAATGAAGAGGAGCAAGGGGCCCCCAATGTGGGCCCAGGCCTGAGCAACAGCCAGGAGCTGGACAGTGGGGTGGGCCGGACTGATGAGAGCACCCGAAATGAGGAGAGCTCCGAGCATGATCTGCTGGGGGATGAGCCCCCGAGCACCACCAACACGCCCGGCACCCTGCGCAAGTTTGGCCTGCAAGGGGACGCCCTGCAGAGCCGGGACTTCCACTTCAGCATGGATTCCCTGCTGGCTGAAGGGGCCGGGCTGGGGGGTGGTGATGTCCCTGGCCTCACCGATGAGGAGTACGAACGCTATCGGGAGCTGCTAGAGATCAAGTGCCACCTGGAAAATGGCAACCAGCTGGGCCTCCTCTTTCCCCGGGCCTCTGGTGGCAACAGCGCCCTGGATGTCAACCGCAATGAGAGCCTGGGCCACGAGATGGCCATGCTGGAGGAAGAGCTACGGCATCTGGAGTTCAAGTGCCGTAACATCCTGCGGGCACAGAAGATGCAGCAGCTGCGGGAGCGCTGCATGAAGGCGTGGCTGCTAGAGGAAGAGAGCCTCTACGAGCTGGGGGCCAGTGAGCCCAAGAAGCACGAGCTGTCTGACATCTCCGAGCTGCCGGAGAAGTCTGACAAGGACAGCACCAGCGCCTATAACACGGGGGAGAGCTGTCGCAGCACCCCGCTGCTCACTGAGCCCCTGCCAGAGAGCCCCCTGAGGCGGGCTGCTGCTGGCAACTCCAACTTGAACCGGACCCCCTCCGGCCATCCTGTTGCCACCCATGCTAAGGCAGCTCCTCCACAGGGGAGCCCCTCCAAGTTCCGATCCCTCTCCCGGGATCCTGAGGTGGGGCGGAGACAGCACTCAGAGGACCGTGTCCGCCGCAGTCCCAAGACGGGGGTGACCCTGGAGCGTGTGGGCCCTGAGAGCAGCCCTTACCTCTCGCGGCGCCACCGAGGCCAGGAGAGCGAGCACTACCAGAGCTGTGTGCAGCTGGCCCCGCCACGTGGCCTGGAGGAGCTGGGTCAAGGTCCCTTGAGCTTGGCTGGTGGCCCTCGGGTGGGCGGAGCGGCGGCAGCTGCCACCGAAGCACCCCGCATGGAGTGGAAGGTCAAAGTGCGAAGTGACGGGACCCGCTATGTGGCCAAGCGGCCTGTGCGAGATCGCCTCCTAAAAGCCCGGGCCCTGAAGATCCGGGAGGAGCGCAGCGGCATGACCACTGATGACGATGCGGTGAGTGAGATGAAGATGGGCCGCTACTGGAGCAAGGAGGAACGGAAGCAGCATCTGATCCGGGCCCGGGAGCAGCGGAAGCGGCGCGAGTTCATGATGCAGAGCCGGCTAGAGTGCCTGAGGGAGCAGCAGAACGCTGACAGCAAGGCTGAGCTCAACATCATCGCCTTGAGCCACCGCAAAACCATGAAGAAGCGGAACAAGAAGATTCTGGACAACTGGATCACTATCCAGGAGATGCTGGCACACGGCACTCGCTCGGCTGACGGCAAGCGGGTCTACAACCCTCTGCTCTCCGTCACCACTGTCTGA
- the PDZD4 gene encoding PDZ domain-containing protein 4 isoform X3 codes for MTVPPISHEYYDPAEFMEGGPQEADRMDELEYEEVELYKASHRDKLGLMVCYRTDDEEDLGIYVGEVNPNSIAAKDGRIREGDRIVQINGVDVQNREEAVAILSQEENTNISLLVARPESQLAKRWKDSDRDDFLDDLGSENEGDLRVQKLKSPPAQQLGNEEEQGAPNVGPGLSNSQELDSGVGRTDESTRNEESSEHDLLGDEPPSTTNTPGTLRKFGLQGDALQSRDFHFSMDSLLAEGAGLGGGDVPGLTDEEYERYRELLEIKCHLENGNQLGLLFPRASGGNSALDVNRNESLGHEMAMLEEELRHLEFKCRNILRAQKMQQLRERCMKAWLLEEESLYELGASEPKKHELSDISELPEKSDKDSTSAYNTGESCRSTPLLTEPLPESPLRRAAAGNSNLNRTPSGHPVATHAKAAPPQGSPSKFRSLSRDPEVGRRQHSEDRVRRSPKTGVTLERVGPESSPYLSRRHRGQESEHYQSCVQLAPPRGLEELGQGPLSLAGGPRVGGAAAAATEAPRMEWKVKVRSDGTRYVAKRPVRDRLLKARALKIREERSGMTTDDDAVSEMKMGRYWSKEERKQHLIRAREQRKRREFMMQSRLECLREQQNADSKAELNIIALSHRKTMKKRNKKILDNWITIQEMLAHGTRSADGKRVYNPLLSVTTV; via the exons ATGACTGT CCCCCCCATCAGCCATGAGTATTATGACCCAGCGGAGTTCATGGAGGGAGGCCCACAGGAGGCAGATCGTATGGACGAGCTGGAGTATGAG GAGGTAGAGCTGTACAAAGCCAGCCACCGTGACAAGCTGGGCCTGATGGTTTGCTACCGCACTGATGACGAGGAGGACCTGGGCATCTATGTTGGAGAG GTGAATCCCAACAGCATTGCAGCCAAAGATGGCCGGATCCGCGAGGGAGATCGAATCGTCCAG ATAAACGGTGTGGACGTCCAGAACCGGGAAGAGGCGGTGGCCATCCTGAGCCAGGAGGAGAACACAAACATCTCCCTGCTGGTCGCCCGGCCTGAGAGCCAG CTGGCAAAGCGATGGAAGGACAGTGACCGGGATGACTTTCTGGACGACTTGGGCTCAGAGAATGAAGGGGACCTGCGTGTGCAGAAGCTGAAATCCCCCCCTGCCCAGcag CTTGGAAATGAAGAGGAGCAAGGGGCCCCCAATGTGGGCCCAGGCCTGAGCAACAGCCAGGAGCTGGACAGTGGGGTGGGCCGGACTGATGAGAGCACCCGAAATGAGGAGAGCTCCGAGCATGATCTGCTGGGGGATGAGCCCCCGAGCACCACCAACACGCCCGGCACCCTGCGCAAGTTTGGCCTGCAAGGGGACGCCCTGCAGAGCCGGGACTTCCACTTCAGCATGGATTCCCTGCTGGCTGAAGGGGCCGGGCTGGGGGGTGGTGATGTCCCTGGCCTCACCGATGAGGAGTACGAACGCTATCGGGAGCTGCTAGAGATCAAGTGCCACCTGGAAAATGGCAACCAGCTGGGCCTCCTCTTTCCCCGGGCCTCTGGTGGCAACAGCGCCCTGGATGTCAACCGCAATGAGAGCCTGGGCCACGAGATGGCCATGCTGGAGGAAGAGCTACGGCATCTGGAGTTCAAGTGCCGTAACATCCTGCGGGCACAGAAGATGCAGCAGCTGCGGGAGCGCTGCATGAAGGCGTGGCTGCTAGAGGAAGAGAGCCTCTACGAGCTGGGGGCCAGTGAGCCCAAGAAGCACGAGCTGTCTGACATCTCCGAGCTGCCGGAGAAGTCTGACAAGGACAGCACCAGCGCCTATAACACGGGGGAGAGCTGTCGCAGCACCCCGCTGCTCACTGAGCCCCTGCCAGAGAGCCCCCTGAGGCGGGCTGCTGCTGGCAACTCCAACTTGAACCGGACCCCCTCCGGCCATCCTGTTGCCACCCATGCTAAGGCAGCTCCTCCACAGGGGAGCCCCTCCAAGTTCCGATCCCTCTCCCGGGATCCTGAGGTGGGGCGGAGACAGCACTCAGAGGACCGTGTCCGCCGCAGTCCCAAGACGGGGGTGACCCTGGAGCGTGTGGGCCCTGAGAGCAGCCCTTACCTCTCGCGGCGCCACCGAGGCCAGGAGAGCGAGCACTACCAGAGCTGTGTGCAGCTGGCCCCGCCACGTGGCCTGGAGGAGCTGGGTCAAGGTCCCTTGAGCTTGGCTGGTGGCCCTCGGGTGGGCGGAGCGGCGGCAGCTGCCACCGAAGCACCCCGCATGGAGTGGAAGGTCAAAGTGCGAAGTGACGGGACCCGCTATGTGGCCAAGCGGCCTGTGCGAGATCGCCTCCTAAAAGCCCGGGCCCTGAAGATCCGGGAGGAGCGCAGCGGCATGACCACTGATGACGATGCGGTGAGTGAGATGAAGATGGGCCGCTACTGGAGCAAGGAGGAACGGAAGCAGCATCTGATCCGGGCCCGGGAGCAGCGGAAGCGGCGCGAGTTCATGATGCAGAGCCGGCTAGAGTGCCTGAGGGAGCAGCAGAACGCTGACAGCAAGGCTGAGCTCAACATCATCGCCTTGAGCCACCGCAAAACCATGAAGAAGCGGAACAAGAAGATTCTGGACAACTGGATCACTATCCAGGAGATGCTGGCACACGGCACTCGCTCGGCTGACGGCAAGCGGGTCTACAACCCTCTGCTCTCCGTCACCACTGTCTGA
- the PDZD4 gene encoding PDZ domain-containing protein 4 isoform X4, which translates to MGCNMCVVQKPEEQYKVMLQEVELYKASHRDKLGLMVCYRTDDEEDLGIYVGEVNPNSIAAKDGRIREGDRIVQINGVDVQNREEAVAILSQEENTNISLLVARPESQLAKRWKDSDRDDFLDDLGSENEGDLRVQKLKSPPAQQLGNEEEQGAPNVGPGLSNSQELDSGVGRTDESTRNEESSEHDLLGDEPPSTTNTPGTLRKFGLQGDALQSRDFHFSMDSLLAEGAGLGGGDVPGLTDEEYERYRELLEIKCHLENGNQLGLLFPRASGGNSALDVNRNESLGHEMAMLEEELRHLEFKCRNILRAQKMQQLRERCMKAWLLEEESLYELGASEPKKHELSDISELPEKSDKDSTSAYNTGESCRSTPLLTEPLPESPLRRAAAGNSNLNRTPSGHPVATHAKAAPPQGSPSKFRSLSRDPEVGRRQHSEDRVRRSPKTGVTLERVGPESSPYLSRRHRGQESEHYQSCVQLAPPRGLEELGQGPLSLAGGPRVGGAAAAATEAPRMEWKVKVRSDGTRYVAKRPVRDRLLKARALKIREERSGMTTDDDAVSEMKMGRYWSKEERKQHLIRAREQRKRREFMMQSRLECLREQQNADSKAELNIIALSHRKTMKKRNKKILDNWITIQEMLAHGTRSADGKRVYNPLLSVTTV; encoded by the exons GAGGTAGAGCTGTACAAAGCCAGCCACCGTGACAAGCTGGGCCTGATGGTTTGCTACCGCACTGATGACGAGGAGGACCTGGGCATCTATGTTGGAGAG GTGAATCCCAACAGCATTGCAGCCAAAGATGGCCGGATCCGCGAGGGAGATCGAATCGTCCAG ATAAACGGTGTGGACGTCCAGAACCGGGAAGAGGCGGTGGCCATCCTGAGCCAGGAGGAGAACACAAACATCTCCCTGCTGGTCGCCCGGCCTGAGAGCCAG CTGGCAAAGCGATGGAAGGACAGTGACCGGGATGACTTTCTGGACGACTTGGGCTCAGAGAATGAAGGGGACCTGCGTGTGCAGAAGCTGAAATCCCCCCCTGCCCAGcag CTTGGAAATGAAGAGGAGCAAGGGGCCCCCAATGTGGGCCCAGGCCTGAGCAACAGCCAGGAGCTGGACAGTGGGGTGGGCCGGACTGATGAGAGCACCCGAAATGAGGAGAGCTCCGAGCATGATCTGCTGGGGGATGAGCCCCCGAGCACCACCAACACGCCCGGCACCCTGCGCAAGTTTGGCCTGCAAGGGGACGCCCTGCAGAGCCGGGACTTCCACTTCAGCATGGATTCCCTGCTGGCTGAAGGGGCCGGGCTGGGGGGTGGTGATGTCCCTGGCCTCACCGATGAGGAGTACGAACGCTATCGGGAGCTGCTAGAGATCAAGTGCCACCTGGAAAATGGCAACCAGCTGGGCCTCCTCTTTCCCCGGGCCTCTGGTGGCAACAGCGCCCTGGATGTCAACCGCAATGAGAGCCTGGGCCACGAGATGGCCATGCTGGAGGAAGAGCTACGGCATCTGGAGTTCAAGTGCCGTAACATCCTGCGGGCACAGAAGATGCAGCAGCTGCGGGAGCGCTGCATGAAGGCGTGGCTGCTAGAGGAAGAGAGCCTCTACGAGCTGGGGGCCAGTGAGCCCAAGAAGCACGAGCTGTCTGACATCTCCGAGCTGCCGGAGAAGTCTGACAAGGACAGCACCAGCGCCTATAACACGGGGGAGAGCTGTCGCAGCACCCCGCTGCTCACTGAGCCCCTGCCAGAGAGCCCCCTGAGGCGGGCTGCTGCTGGCAACTCCAACTTGAACCGGACCCCCTCCGGCCATCCTGTTGCCACCCATGCTAAGGCAGCTCCTCCACAGGGGAGCCCCTCCAAGTTCCGATCCCTCTCCCGGGATCCTGAGGTGGGGCGGAGACAGCACTCAGAGGACCGTGTCCGCCGCAGTCCCAAGACGGGGGTGACCCTGGAGCGTGTGGGCCCTGAGAGCAGCCCTTACCTCTCGCGGCGCCACCGAGGCCAGGAGAGCGAGCACTACCAGAGCTGTGTGCAGCTGGCCCCGCCACGTGGCCTGGAGGAGCTGGGTCAAGGTCCCTTGAGCTTGGCTGGTGGCCCTCGGGTGGGCGGAGCGGCGGCAGCTGCCACCGAAGCACCCCGCATGGAGTGGAAGGTCAAAGTGCGAAGTGACGGGACCCGCTATGTGGCCAAGCGGCCTGTGCGAGATCGCCTCCTAAAAGCCCGGGCCCTGAAGATCCGGGAGGAGCGCAGCGGCATGACCACTGATGACGATGCGGTGAGTGAGATGAAGATGGGCCGCTACTGGAGCAAGGAGGAACGGAAGCAGCATCTGATCCGGGCCCGGGAGCAGCGGAAGCGGCGCGAGTTCATGATGCAGAGCCGGCTAGAGTGCCTGAGGGAGCAGCAGAACGCTGACAGCAAGGCTGAGCTCAACATCATCGCCTTGAGCCACCGCAAAACCATGAAGAAGCGGAACAAGAAGATTCTGGACAACTGGATCACTATCCAGGAGATGCTGGCACACGGCACTCGCTCGGCTGACGGCAAGCGGGTCTACAACCCTCTGCTCTCCGTCACCACTGTCTGA